The nucleotide sequence CAGTCTCCAGAACTACCCAGCAGCCTACTCTGAGGCAGCTTTTGGAGGAACTGTACCAGGGACGGAATCTTTGTGCCTATCGTGCGGGGCAACCAATTCCGATGGCGACCCAGGACATTTGGATCGTCTGCCGCGGAGTGGTTCAATTGAGTACTCTCTATCCCAGTGGAGATGAAGCTTTATTAGGTCTTGCAGGTCCATCAATGCCATTTGGGATGCCTCTAACGCTCATTCATCCCTATCAGGCAACGGCTCTATCAGATGTCGATTTAATGAGCTTTTCGATGGCAGAAATTGAACAATCGCCAACGCTGGCACGGGAAATCTTTCATCACCTGGGTCGCCGATTAAGGCAAACGGAAGCGATGCTGGCAATGGTGGGGTGTCGCAGGGTGGAGGATCGGTTGCGTCAGTTGCTGCTGCTACTCCAGATGGAAGTGGGTCAGCCTGTTGCTGAAGGTACGCGCCTGAGTGTTCGCTTAACCCATCAGCACTTAGCCAGCGCAATTGGAACCACTCGAGTAACCGTGACTCGTCTTCTGGGTCAACTTCGGGAAGAAGGCCGGTTGATTATTGATGATAACCGCCACATTATCCTGCCCCTGGGGGCAAACCTATAGCTTTGAATTGGCAACCGTTTGGGATGCCTGAACCGGCCTGGGTTTCATAATGACGGCTTCGACGGGCACAACCCCTGATGTTTCACTATCAAGATAGCGGGCTGCTTCGCGGGAAAGGTCGAGGGTGCGATCATCAATGTAGGGTCCCCGGTCATTGATGCGAACAATGACTGATTTATCGTTGAGCTGATTGGTTACTTTTAAGTAGGTATCAAACGGCAACGATGGATGAGCTGCTGTGAAGTCGTTTTGATCATAGACTTCGCCAGTGGCCGTCTGCCGCCCGTGAAAGTAGGGACCATACCAGGAAGCCAGTCCCTGAATAACTTCTCCGGTGGCTTCCAGCCCATAAATCCGTTCCTGCGCTTCTACTAAAGTTAAAGGAGGTTCCGACAGAGCCGTCCTCAGGTTGTTGGCCCACTGAATTGCCAGCATTTCGAGGTTGCAGTGTTCGTTTTGAACCAGGGCGCGGTTCAGGCTGAAGAGAACGCGATCGCCCAGCTTCACGGCAGGCATACCATCCACTAACCCCGGTTGTAGCTGGGTTCGCTCCAGGTCTGGATCAGCCAGCCATTGCTCCAGTTGTTGAGCAATTAACTGCGCCTGTTGCTGATCTGGCGCTTCACCTACAATCCGCCCTTTGAACCTGACCTGAAAATGCTCTGGCGGTTTGGCAACAGGAGATTTGCCTGAGTCTGGTATGAGAGCACATCGCTCGGAACCAGACTGCCTGGTATCCGTTAACCTGCCTGAAACAGCACGACGCGCAACCACAGCGACTGCCACTTGAGGAGAGTCTGAAATCTTGAAAGAAGCCTGTACCCCTGACAATAGATTCCTGAAGGTGAGCAATAAATGGCTTGATTCCAGGGGTGATTGAACCTGGGATGTTTGCGAGAAATTTCTGACCGAAGATACGGATCTGGTCGGCAGGAATCCTTTCGGTGTTGAGGTTTGAGCCGTCCCATGACGCCCCGTTCTGGCAGAATTAGGGACCATTTTCTGCCTCTTCGCCTGAGGAAGAGATGCAGGATTAACGACTGGTTGAAGTTTTGCAGTCAGTGAAACTGGCTGCTTCAAGGAACGATTGGGGCTATCCGCAGGCTGAGCCGACAGAACACAGGCTGGATAGCTGGGTGGCTGAAGCATTTCCTGACTGGATGGGAAGAAACATCCTACCCAGGAGGCAACCCACACAAGTCCAAAAATTGGCATAGTTTATAGCTGCTTCGATGAGATGCACAACAAATCGTTGAAAAAGCTGTGTTAAATACTACAATGCCCGAAATCTTTGTTAATTTACCACAAGATAGATTTCCTTGAAGGCTACTTGCCCCGATCGAAAAGGCTGAAAGTACCACCAGGAGCGGGATTAAAACACTTCAGAAAAAATTTAAAGTAGTTTGATTCCAGAGACACGACTCCTCAGGCGTCCAAAGCTTAAGGATCGTGGATTACAGCCGTTATTGATTGAGTAAGCCACATTCTGGTAGGCTAAAACAACTATCAAAAGCTAGGAGCTAGCTGCTTATGCCCGCCCCTCTGTCAGTTGATCTACGGCAACGAATCATGGCAGCCTATGAAGCTCAAGAAGGATCACAACGGCAACTGGCAGAGCGCTTCAAGGTGAGCTTATCGTTCATTCGAGATCTAAGGCGACACTATTGTGAGACAGGCACCGTGGAGCCTAAAGCGCACGGAGGAGGAGCCATTGCCAAGTTGGGCAAAGAGCAGTTGCCCATCGTTGAAGCCCTAGTCACGGCTCAACCGGATGCCCTACTCAAGGAGTTGTGTGAACGCTTTGCCCAACAAAGTGGAGTGGAGGTGAGTATATCAACCATGCAACAGGCTGTGTCTAAGCTCAAGCTCAGCGTCAAAAAAAAACACTGATTGCCTCCCAGCAAGATACTCAAAGGGTGAAGGATTTGCGGTTTGCTTATCGCCTGTGGAGTTTTACAATCGACCCGCGCAACTTGGTTTTCATTGATGAAACGGGCATCCATCTGGCAATGACTCGTTTGTCTGGTCGTGCCCCCATCGGTGAACGCTTGTATGACACTGAGGCTCCTGGCGATGGGGGCAAGAATATCTCGTTGATTGGTGGCATGAGTATTGATGGGTTGATTGCTAGCATGAGTATTGTTGGCAGTGTCAATACTGACGTGTTCTTGTTCTACATCCAGGAGATTCTGATTCCGCAATTGTGGGTAGGGGCGATCGTGCTGATGGATAATCTACCCGTGCATCATGCTTCAGTCGTGCAAGCGGCAATTGAATCGGTTGGAGCCAAGGTTGTGTTTCTGCCGCCTTATTCCCCAGACCTTTCACCGATTGAACTATGTTGGTCAAAACTCAAGCAGCTCCTGCGTTCAGCCAAGGCTCGAACGCAGGAAGCGCTCGACCAAGCTTTAACCAGGATTATCAACGAGTGTATTTCTGCTGACGATGCCCTTGGCTGGTTCAATCACTGTGGCTTATTCATCTGAGAACCGCTGTAAGTAAACCGAAAAACTCAGGGTTCTACCATAGAGACCCAGAGGCCGGGGAATTGCTCTGTGTTCTCCGTGCCTCTGTGGTAAAGTTTCAGGCTACAAAATCCTCATCCCTGAGGGAGGGTGCGAAGGCTGTGTGTCTTTAGTGTTCTCACAGTTCCCTGATGGTTCATTCTTCCCCCCCTTCACCGAAGGAGCCTAAACGATATCCTCTGCCATAGACGGTATTAATCAGGGGAGGTTCACCTTTTGCTTCCACTTTTCGGCGTAACAGGCGGATCTGAGCGGCGAGGGCATTGCTGGTTGGCTTCTCGTTGCTATCACCCCAAAGGTACTGATGAATCTGGTCATGGGTAAGCAGTTGGTTGGGGTGACGCATCAAATATGCCAGCAATTGGGTTTCTTTCTCGGATAGCTCAATGGTCCGCCCATGCCGATATGCCAGTTGATTGACTGTATCCAGTTCCAGATCATCCACCCGCAGACGGCGGGGCAAAGCCACAGACTCCAGCGTAGGTGGACGGCGGAGCAAGGCCCGCACCCTGGCAAGCAACTCCCGCAGTTCAAACGGTTTGACCAGATAATCGTCTGCTCCAGCATCAAGTCCCTCTACCCGATCATCCAGCGTGTCTTTTGCTGTCAGGAAAAGAACAGGGGTGGTATCGCCCCGCGATCGCAACTGCTGGCAAATCTCCAACCCTGAAAATTTAGGCAACATCCAGTCTAGAATCAACAGGTCGTAATGGTTCTCTTGTGCCAACTGGCTTCCCCGACCACCATCGTAAGCGACATCAACCTCATACCCCTGCTGACTCAAAACATGGCTCAGCGGGTTTGCCATTTCAGCTTCGTCATCAACTAAAAGAATTCGCATATCAACCGTGATGGGGCATTAGCACCCTGTGCAACCATCTCCAGATCCCCAGTGCAGGTTAGCAGACATAACCGTACAGTGCCTTGATGCTCAACTTCAGAATTTATCGGGATTTCGCCTTCATCCTTCTGTCTGCTGCGCACGGGCATAGCCCTACATCCTTCTGCCTTCTTGCACTTTCTTGCACTAGTGTCTGGGAAGATGACTCAACCAGTTATAAGCCATCCTGAATCAGTTATAAGGCTTTGTTGCACGAATGCCTCAAGTCACTGTGCACCAGGAGTCGTCATACCGATTTAAATTGGATATAGGGCAAATAGAGTAGACTGAGAGGGTAGTTTAGATTCCCTCTGCAATGGCTGGAGTCACCTCGGTTAAAGTCAAAGAAAGTCTCGATGAGCTAGTCCAACAATTGCAACAAGTGGAAACACCAAAGGACAAGGAACGCCTGCAAGTGCTGTACTGGCTCAAACAGGAAAAGCCACCCAGCATTGGTGCGATTGCCAAGGCGATCGGGAAACATCGCAATACAGTAGGGAGATGGTTATTGCAGTATCGGGAAGGTGGGGTGAGTGCCATGCTGGAACGTAAAGTGTCGTCTGGCGGTGTCCGCAAGATTCCACAATGGGCGGAAGAGGCACTGGCTAAGCGATTAAAGAACTCGGAACATGGATTTGCCAGTTATGGAGCTGTGCAACAGTGGTTAGCGGAGGAGTTGGGTGTCGAAGCGGAGTATCATGCGGTATACCAAATGACGCGCTATCGCCTCCAAGCGAAGCTGAAAGTGGCTCGTCCGCAAAATATCAAGCAGGATTGTGAACGGCGCGAATCATTTAAAAAAACCTTGCAGATGACCTGGAGTTGTTGAGCCAGTATGCTCGGCAAGTCATCCAGGAGGAGCGTCCTATCCGTTATTTTGCTCAGGATGAAAGTCGCTTTGGACTCAAAACCCTGATTGGGCGCTTGATTACTGCTTGTGGTATCAAACCGATTGGGCAATGGCTATGGTTGTTCAAAGCGTTTTGGCTCTATGGGGCCGTCGAACCAGCAACCGGAGAGTCGTTTTTCTTGCAATTCTCCCATGTGGATACTGCTTGCTATCAAGCGTTCCTCGAGGAGTTCTCCAAAGCCTACCCCGATAGTCTCAACATTCTACAAGTGGATAACGGGCGTTTTCACAGCAGTAAAGATTTAGTGGTGCCAGAGAATGTGATTTTATTGTTTCAACCTGCTTACTGCCCAGAGTTAAATCCGATTGAAAGGTTGTGGGAATACCTCAAGGCAGATTTGAAGTGGGCTTCGTTCAAAACGCTAGAGCAACTCCAAGCGAAGGTCGATCAACTCCTGGCTCAATTGACTCCAGAAGTTATTGCTTCGATCACAGGATATTCCTTCATCCTGAATGCCCTATCTGCCCTGAACCCCATTTAAATTGGTGTCAATTAGACGGTCTTATTGATAGAGCCTTGCTCAGCGAGGCTTTCAGACGCAAGCTGGAGTAATTATGCAACAAAGCCCTTTTGGGCCAAGAACTGCTAGAGTCAAACCCTACGAGCAGCGCTTTTTAGAAATTAGTCTAAATGATTAGTCTAAATGCCAGCCATACATGGCTATCAATTACTCACTGACCGGAAGAGAGACAACAACCGTTTGCAAACCATTGGTGTGATGTTTGCAGGAAACCTGGCCATTCTGAATTTCAATCTGGCGGCAGCAAAGAAGGACTTCAGTGGCAAAGTCACGATCGCCCTGG is from Leptothermofonsia sichuanensis E412 and encodes:
- a CDS encoding IS630 family transposase, which translates into the protein MSQYARQVIQEERPIRYFAQDESRFGLKTLIGRLITACGIKPIGQWLWLFKAFWLYGAVEPATGESFFLQFSHVDTACYQAFLEEFSKAYPDSLNILQVDNGRFHSSKDLVVPENVILLFQPAYCPELNPIERLWEYLKADLKWASFKTLEQLQAKVDQLLAQLTPEVIASITGYSFILNALSALNPI
- a CDS encoding helix-turn-helix domain-containing protein gives rise to the protein MAGVTSVKVKESLDELVQQLQQVETPKDKERLQVLYWLKQEKPPSIGAIAKAIGKHRNTVGRWLLQYREGGVSAMLERKVSSGGVRKIPQWAEEALAKRLKNSEHGFASYGAVQQWLAEELGVEAEYHAVYQMTRYRLQAKLKVARPQNIKQDCERRESFKKTLQMTWSC
- a CDS encoding IS630 family transposase; its protein translation is MRFAYRLWSFTIDPRNLVFIDETGIHLAMTRLSGRAPIGERLYDTEAPGDGGKNISLIGGMSIDGLIASMSIVGSVNTDVFLFYIQEILIPQLWVGAIVLMDNLPVHHASVVQAAIESVGAKVVFLPPYSPDLSPIELCWSKLKQLLRSAKARTQEALDQALTRIINECISADDALGWFNHCGLFI
- the rppA gene encoding two-component system response regulator RppA: MRILLVDDEAEMANPLSHVLSQQGYEVDVAYDGGRGSQLAQENHYDLLILDWMLPKFSGLEICQQLRSRGDTTPVLFLTAKDTLDDRVEGLDAGADDYLVKPFELRELLARVRALLRRPPTLESVALPRRLRVDDLELDTVNQLAYRHGRTIELSEKETQLLAYLMRHPNQLLTHDQIHQYLWGDSNEKPTSNALAAQIRLLRRKVEAKGEPPLINTVYGRGYRLGSFGEGGEE
- a CDS encoding Crp/Fnr family transcriptional regulator; amino-acid sequence: MLQSPVSRTTQQPTLRQLLEELYQGRNLCAYRAGQPIPMATQDIWIVCRGVVQLSTLYPSGDEALLGLAGPSMPFGMPLTLIHPYQATALSDVDLMSFSMAEIEQSPTLAREIFHHLGRRLRQTEAMLAMVGCRRVEDRLRQLLLLLQMEVGQPVAEGTRLSVRLTHQHLASAIGTTRVTVTRLLGQLREEGRLIIDDNRHIILPLGANL
- a CDS encoding helix-turn-helix domain-containing protein is translated as MPAPLSVDLRQRIMAAYEAQEGSQRQLAERFKVSLSFIRDLRRHYCETGTVEPKAHGGGAIAKLGKEQLPIVEALVTAQPDALLKELCERFAQQSGVEVSISTMQQAVSKLKLSVKKKH
- a CDS encoding septal ring lytic transglycosylase RlpA family protein: MPIFGLVWVASWVGCFFPSSQEMLQPPSYPACVLSAQPADSPNRSLKQPVSLTAKLQPVVNPASLPQAKRQKMVPNSARTGRHGTAQTSTPKGFLPTRSVSSVRNFSQTSQVQSPLESSHLLLTFRNLLSGVQASFKISDSPQVAVAVVARRAVSGRLTDTRQSGSERCALIPDSGKSPVAKPPEHFQVRFKGRIVGEAPDQQQAQLIAQQLEQWLADPDLERTQLQPGLVDGMPAVKLGDRVLFSLNRALVQNEHCNLEMLAIQWANNLRTALSEPPLTLVEAQERIYGLEATGEVIQGLASWYGPYFHGRQTATGEVYDQNDFTAAHPSLPFDTYLKVTNQLNDKSVIVRINDRGPYIDDRTLDLSREAARYLDSETSGVVPVEAVIMKPRPVQASQTVANSKL